In the genome of Mercurialis annua linkage group LG8, ddMerAnnu1.2, whole genome shotgun sequence, the window CCCGACCACCCTGTAGAGGCGGAGTCCAACCACCTGGGTAAACTCTCGGAAAAGCTAGTCTCGGCATTTCACTGCCCAGACCTCCCACTTAATTGTTCTTTGTATCATGTTCAGGAAGTAAAATGAGCCTGTgttaaatcttaaatttttcAACTTCTCTCCACATatggattaaaatattttgcagtTATCGACCTTCGGTATttggtaatttaatttttattttctttataacGAAAagttatttattcattttaggCGAAGTTTTATTTATAATGTAAAATTCTTTGCTAATCAACTTTGCTTATGTAAGGACATTGAACGATAGAAAAAAGAAAGGACATTGAAGAATCATACATTGAAAAGCATGACACATGAAAAATCATACCACTGAAAAAATGATTCACTGAGGATCATACCATTAAAAAACGAAAGACTTAACATTGGGGTTCTTtcgccacataagcaaaaattCGCTTGAAATGAATGTGTAatttgtcataataaaaatcaaattatcaaaatataacaaataaaatattaattaccaataaaaaaaattatagtttggtaaccgcaaaatattttaacctTGTGTGTGGAGGAAAGTTGAGAATTTAAGATTCAAGGGAAGCTTGTCTCTATctatttatatatcaaattgtACTTGTAAATTGGGAACTACAGTTATGTATAGATCTCGATCTATCTTGTGATCAGTTGACATTCTTCCCCTTAAAATAAAGAAGTCTTTGTTTAAGGAATTAAAATGCAGTGAGTAGTTagtaaacaagaaaaaaaaatgtccTATAAAAGGGCTTGATGTCCAAAACCCAAGAACTCATTTCTCAACAAACTCTGTAAGTCATGCAAATTTTCTTCTGTTATTATTGTTTTCATGTTTATTTCCATATCATGCATTGATCTTAAATttttaggggccgtttggtttaaggttgggaatgggaatcggaatggAAATCGAAATGAAAAGGAATGAGAATGAAAATGATTGTTTccatttttttgtttggttcaaagtgTAGAAATGGCAATgggtaaaatttaataaaaaattatttattatatattatttttttaaaaaaaatattttttaaataaaaaaattatatctctttaaaaaattatttaaaaaaaaaattaattaatttttgatttttttattttaaacatattttttaaaatttaaaaataatttttttaataattatatatttattatttatcattaaaatattttgttaaattttgattctcattctcaaaagttcattcccatggggtaaagggggaatgggtgattctcattgaaggggtaatcacattcccatttcttagtgtaatttgacaaaacaaacataaataatGGAAATAATTCTTATTTCCATTTCCATTCCCTCCTTTTTttggcgaaccaaacggccctTTAGTGTTGTCAATTAGCTTTCTcatattagtttaaaaaaaatattcttttcaATCAAACCAATTCTATAGCAACTCTTTAGAGGTGAAAataccagtgttttaaaaactgaaccGATGGCTGAACCGGTaaagccaaaattaaaagtttgcgATGAATTTTAAGTATTTATCGACATATTTTTTCTCACTAATTCTTTTCATCAGGTTTGATAGCATTCCAACAGGTTTAATGATAAGTTTATCCGGTTCAATTCGGACCAAATCGGTTCAACCATATTTCcgattttttgtgttttttgagtttgacCACTGTTTGGATCTTAGTCCAACCGTCCGGTCCGGTTCAAAAAACACTGGAAAATATGATAAAACCAAATTAGccaatgtatttttattgataattttagttaatttaattagtttgggTTGGATTAATAAAACGATTTGGTTCGGTTATAGTCAACAACTTAAAAAACggtaatttgaaaaaatatttcaactttcaGTTTGTAACCAATGAGTTATGATTCAAATTGATAGAAAAACATGTTTTTAGTTTGTAGCAAGTTAaagtacaatttttaaaatttggcaaaatgagatctaatttttttattttattttgacattttCTAGCACTTATGCATTTTCTTCACCAAATGATATCGTTTTGTCAGTTTTAATgagtaaaaattattttggcaataaaatattaacaaatgAAAGGTAAGATTTCTTataccaaatttttaaattatgctTAAATCGGTATAAACATAATAAGTGGGGATTTTGTTTGCAATTCCAAAAGAAAATTGAGTTAATTAATAACTAGatagttttaactttttatttaatttctaattttattgatttagccTACTAATTCAATCCAATTctattttttaagaatttagttaatttaattgaCTTGATCGGTTCGAGTaaagatataaaataatattggtTAAACCACTGTATTTTTTGAAGACTCATTGACATATATCAAATCACAACTTTTCCgtttgtaacaatttaaacgcAACGCTTAAAAGTTGTATCACATCctatccttttaattttttacattgAGTAGCATTTCTATTTTTTGACATCGTTTTATATAAAGCGGCGCCGTTTTAGTacccattttattttaaatttcataaaaaaaatgaaaactagCTACTCAATACTAacaattgaaatttgaaaagataagaCGTACAAtgtgacgttttaaatattgtgCTTAAACCGCTATAAATGGATCTACTTATAAGATGTACAATGAAACAATGTTGACGTAAATCTACTTTTAAATTGTAATAATATTGGTGCAGTTGGCGATGAAAGTATATCTGCTTACGATATGTAAGACTCTGGTGGTGGCAATATGGCTTGGTTTAATAACAACCACAGCAGCAATTTACGAGTACCCAGTCGTAAGATTTACACTTGTAGATGTTACTGGCCAAAGCTACTCTGATTTTATTGACGAGCTGCGCAGTCATTTAGTGACAGGAGACGACGTGCGCCATGGAATACCGGTGCTACGAAGCACGGTTGATATAGCGCAACGGTTCGTTTTGGTGGAGCTCACGAATCTGCAAGGAGTTACTATTACGGTAGCAGTGGATGTCATCAATGTATATGTGGTTGGCTATCGAGCTGGGAATCGGAATCCCATTTTCTTCCGTCCTGACAATGAAGCAGACTCAGTGGCTATTACTCATGTTTTCCCAGGTACGGATGGACAAACATTGACAAATGGAGGTAACTACGATGACCTCGAGCATCATGCAGGTGACAGATCTGGGATTAATTTGGGCTTGCATGCATTAGATGCTGCTATTTCAGCGCTCTATGATTTCGCCATGGGCGGCCATGGCGAGGTTCCGCTTGATAGGTTGCTACGTTCTTTCATGGTTGGCATCCAGATGATTTCAGAGGCAGCGCGATTCAATCTTATCAGGGATGATATAGGAGTCAGAATTGATGAAAACCAAGAACGCCCGCCGGATCCTCGCATACttagtgataacgtagcacatagcccgctggtggcacatagcccgtagatggcacatagcccgtgaattttttaccgagtagagtgctcgggttttggaaaagacatgaattctttttaatcttttttattcattgaggggaaaaacttatgtttgagttttacaaaagcctaactcaaacataagtgaaaaaatcCCTAGGTACCTCGAAATTGAAAACAAGTGGctactgatagtatttccgaagaacctgggagttccaagttctcgggagcactctgcctgacatgtgtgcaatcttgtaagctcctgctcgtccgacctcagtgactcgataggggccttcccaattggGTTCGAGCTTTCCCATTCCAGCGTTTCCCTTAGCAATGTCTGCCCGTCTCAGGACCAGATCGCCGACTTGGAAACTCAAGGGTTTGACTCTCTTGTTGTGATACTTGgccattctttgcttgtatgcttcgattcttAGCGCTGCCTGCTCTCTTCGCTCTTCCAACAGGTCTAGGCATAGtttctgttcttcctcgttCTTAGCTTCATCGAAGAACTGGACCCTTAGAGTTGGCATCCCGATTTCCACAGGTATCATTGCCTCACACCCATATGTCAAAGAAAACGGGGTGTCTCATGTGCCTGCCCTTGGCGTGGTTCGGTAAGCCCATATGACCTTCggtagctcttccagccactgtCTATCAAACTCCCCTAGTCTGGCCTTAAGCCCTTTTAGGATCGTCCGGTTGGTTACTTCGGTCATCCCATTGCTTTGCGGGTGAACTACCGAAGTGAAACGCAGGTCAATGTGCAAGTCGTTGCAAAATTCCTTGAAGGCTCGACAGTTGAACTGCTTCCCGTTGTCAGTTACCAACGCTCTGGGTATACCGAAACGACACACGATTTGCCTCCAGAAGAAATCCCTGATCCGGGCTTCTGTGATGGTActcactgcctctacctcgaTCCACTTTGTGAAgtgatctactgccactatcaagaactttttctgccccgtggttggCGTGAAAGGTCCCAGGATGTCAATTCCCCAAGTTGCAAACGGCCAAGGACTGGTAATAGGACACTGCTCTGTAGTAGGAGCATGTCGGATGTTCTGGTGCCTCTGACAGTTTTCACACttctttactatctcctctGCTTGCCTGACCATTAGGGGCCAGTAGTAGCCTTGCAACACTGCTTTCTTTGCCAACATGCGAGGAGCTATATGTGCCCCACAAATCCCTTCATGTATTTCCCTCAAAACATACTCCCCTTCCTCTGCTGTCAGgcatctcgaccacgggtgGGTGAATGACTTTCTGTACAAGACTCTGTCGAGGAACGCGTAGTACGGAGCTTGTCGCAAGATTTTGTAGGCTTTATCTCTGTTTTCTGGCAGAGTTCCATCCATCAGGTAGTGGGCTATACCTTGCATCCAATTTTCCAAAGGCTGAGTTAGGAAAATGGTTTCGTGGTTGTCGATGCTGGAATGTTTTTGAACAGAGAAATGGACCCCTGGTATCTTTTCGTtcactgttgctgctttggctagtacatcggcctcttgattttccaaacgaggaacttgctctatcacccattttcctccgagctcctgaatcttgttcaagaagaacttgactctgtccACGTATCTCCTCATTTCCGAATCCCTAGCTTCAAAAGTACCCAGGATTTGACAAACGACTAACTGAGAATCACTCCTTATTGTTACGTGCTCGGCCTTGACCACGTTTACCATTCTTAATCCGATCAACAGAGCCTCATACTCCGCAGCATTGTTGGATGCCGGGAAATCGAATTTCACCGAGTTTCGGAGTGTGACTCCgtgagggcctttcaagaccACACCTGCCCCAGATCCTTCCAGATTTGATGCCCCGTCGACTTCTAAGACCCACCGTAGAAGTTGTTCGTCAGGTTCCTCAGGTTGGTCGCTTGTTGTGGTCTCGGCTATGAAATCTACCAatacttgtgctttcagagccgGTCTCGGTTCATACCGGATGTCATATCCTCCCAGCTGGACCGACCAGCTGACCAACCGTCCCGACATCTCTGGCCTCTGCAGCgcctttctcagaggttggtCCGTATGTACTACAATGATGTGAGCCTCGAAATATCTCCTTAGCTTTTCCGCCGCCACTttcaatgccaaagcaaatttctcaatttttggatatctgacctccgggcctttcaagaccctGCTGAGATAGTAAACTGGGGTTTGCAGACCCTTATCTTCCTTCACCAGGACTGCCGCTGCTGTCTCGTCATTCACCGAGAGATACAAATATAAGATTTCCCCAGGCTCAGGTCTACCTAGCACCGGGGGTGTGCTGAGGTAAACCTTCAGTTCTTCAAAAGCTGTGTTACACTCCTCTGTCCACTTAaaattctttgtattcttcaggattttgaaaaagggcaaacatcgtttggccgagCAACTCATGAATCTTCCCAACGCCGTTACTCTCCCGTTCAACTTTTGTACTTCTTTCACCGAGCTGGGTGCTTTCATGTTCATTACTGCCTCGATTTTCTCCGGGTTCGCCTCGATGCCTCTCTCCGAGATGAGGTGCCCTAGAAATTTCCCCGAGCGGACTGCGAAAACACACTTTTCCGGGTTCAGCTTGAGGTTAAAACCCTTtagcttttcaaaagtttctgccaGATCCTCTGCGTGATCCTCGATCCCCTTGGATTTCACGACTATGTCATCTACATAAACCTCGACGTTCTTGCccagttgatctttaaaaacatgattcatgagtctttgataggttgccccagcatttttcaaaccgaaaggcatcttcttgtagcaataattccccagatccgttgtgaaagctgtcttttcttcgtcatctttactcatcgggatctggtgatatccctgaGAAGCATCTAAGAATGCGTAGACCGCAAATCCGCATGTTGCgtccaccagttggtcaatgtttggcagaggaaaactgtcttttgggcaggcattgtttagatcagtgaaatctatacaaagcctccatctaccGTTGGACTTCTTGATCAAAACCACATTAGCCAGCCACTCCGGATAATCTACTTTCCTGATGAATCCAGCTTTCAAAAGCTTTTCCACTTCGTCTCGGATAGCGATTTAtttctctagagagaaagttcttttcttttgcttgacaggcttgcatttagcatccacgtttaacttgtgcgagatgatcttagggtctacccccccaatatcctctggcttgttggtaaactcctccacatactgttttatccgagctatAATAGCTTCCCGGTGCTCGTTTGGCCAATCTATCCCCAGCTTTACACACATCTCGGATCCCTCTGTAAGTTCAATCGTTTCTAAGTTTTCTCGGGGTTTCTGGGCTTTCTTCTCTCTGAGGAGCAACTCCggtgtatcgatgttcatcgtttccaccgtgctgcccataCTGGCCATGTAGCATTGCCTAGATAGGGTTTGATTTCCCCTGATAGTTATAACCTCGTTTTtcactgggattttcatcattaAGTAACGGatactagtcactgcacctgtgctatacaacataggtctaccaagGATACCATTATATGCTagaggcatgtcaactatcatgaacagtgatcgtaccttccgtgttggttccgccaggatCCCCTCTGTTCCGTCCTCCTGAGGTATTTCAACACCGAGTTCCAAGTCTAGCTCGACCATGCCTTCTGGGGTGACCGGAGCTCCTCCCAGCCCCAGGAGGGGAATGTTCACAGGTTTAAGTTCAGTTTTGGATCCTCCCATCGACAAAAAGACTGAcagagtcaacaagttaaccgagCTGCCATCGTCCACCAGCAATCGTTTTACCCATTTCGATCCACTGATGGCTGATACAATCAAAGCGTCTTCATGAGGAAAATCTACTCCTTTCGCATCCTCTGGTCCAaaaacaatgttaggccatGGCGACCCCGTGGAAACCGACATCaccatcttttgctttttctttctgcgtTTGCGACCATACTCGGATTCTAAAGTTCCTCCTGAGATAGTGTTGATTACTCCTgtgacttgtgttttctttgatggggattgggcTTCCCTACTCCCCCCTGGCTCCGATCTGATCGAGTTGACCCTCGTATTTCCTCGGTCTTGGCCCTCCTtggccacaacaaaatgttgtaaTCGCCCCTGGCAGACTAACTTGTCTATCTCACTTCGCAAACGTCCACATTCCTCTGTTTCGTGGCCATAACCATCATGAAAATCACAGAACTTGGATCGGTCTCCATCTTTCACTAGCCTCGGTGGATAACGAATCTCTTCgttgttgtgcttgatccagGATAGAATCTGCTCCCTCGGTGCGTTAAGTGGTACGTATTGTCTTGGTACTCCTGCTCGGTCCACGtatccttccgttcctcctCCAATACTGAAACTTGGCTTCGTACCAGGACCCGTATTTGGCGGACTGGTTTGAGCATTGAACGGCTTGTTACCCCTGTACCCCGAAGTCTCATTCAGAGGTCGGTACCTATCTTGGCTGCGGTTGGATCCCTGAGTATTCTGCGTTTTACTGGGAACTGGGCTAGCCATCCCGTAAGATTTCCTTTGCCTCTCCTCGTCgagattgatataattccaagccctgtccatcaactcggtgtaagtgtcaaccgggttggtgatcaggctgtctcggaagacttgcatgctggtgttatctttcatagcatcgatggcggtatcatcgttcaaatcttctatcatgatcgcctcggcattgaaccgagcaatgtaagctttcaaactttctccctgcttttgaaagcatttcttcaaatcactggatcttttctttcgttcgatgctcggggcaaagtgagttttgaaagccatagcgagctccctgaaactagtaatagagccctccttgaggttctggtaccaTTTTTGCGCTGCATCGCTCAACGTTGAAGGGAACACTTTGCACACCGTGGCGTCCGAGACACTTTGGACTCCCATGGCAACctgaaagcaacttaaatgagtcatcgggtcggatttaccgttatatctgtcaatgggcggatatttaaacttatctggaaatgggtcatcccatatagcctttgacaaggagctagcaatgccacaggtAGTGAAAGGTCGAGACTCTGCCTTGTGCCCTTTATGCTTATCTAGCTCGGCCTGGACCAGACGAGTAACTTCGTCATGCAAAGTTTTCTGATGCTGTGACGCTGCACCCGAGCTGTGAACACTTTCTGCCCCgtttctcctgaccggtggaactcctgctctcgcggtccgcagaggatctgcctccgggtctgggtctcccctccccaaacCAGCGTCACCGCGCTGTGTTCCCGGGGGCAGATTCTcgtcttgcaccccctcccttcgaggaggaggaggatcattccgaccttcgtctctcggaaaagggcgatcatgccgaccttcgtctctcggcagattagtgtcacgatgatcatcacttatgtttgagttaggcttttgtaaaactcaaacataagtttttcccctcaatgaataaaaaagattaaaaagaattcatgtcttttccaaaacccgagcactctactcggtaaaaaattcacgggctatgtgccatctacgggctatgtgccaccagcgggctatgtgccatccacgggctatgtgccatccacgggctatgtgccaccagcgggctatgtgccatcgacgggctatgtgccaccagcgggctatgtgccaccagcgggctatgtgccaccagcgggctatgtgccatccacgggctatgtgccatccaccggctatgtgccaccagcgggctatgtgccatctacgggctatgtgccaccagcgggctatgtgccatccacgggctatgtgccaccagcgggctatgtgccatctacgggctatgtgccaccagcgggctatgtgccatctacgggctatgtgccaccagcgggctatgtgccatctacgggctatatgccatctacgggctatgtgccacccgTGGGCTATATACCATCTACGAGCTATGTGCCACCTGCGAGCTATGACAATCCCGGGTCACCCAGAGACAACAGGTTATCCACCCCGAGACAATAGATCAAACTTGCTCAAGCTTGATCTATGAACAACCAAGAACCTATCCTAGCATTTTTTATCCTAAGTCTGAGTCAAGAACCCATACATGAAAACAACAAGAAAAAGTTCACACTACTGGAACCAGCTCGGAAACTAGACTAAGTTAAGTATGCAAACATGATTGCCACATACTTAGCCAAAATTTTCAAAGACAGAAAACAAAAAACTTCACTCAGAGAGACAACAACAACATTCACAGGAAAAATTCATTCAAAAAAGCATGTATATAAAGAAAATattcaaactttacaaaaagaGCACGAAGCTCAAATATTCTGaaagtacaaaaagaaaattaaaattgttcaaaaattaCAAGGCATGGTAAAACTATCTAGGAAGACTGGAAC includes:
- the LOC126661955 gene encoding agglutinin-like; this translates as MKVYLLTICKTLVVAIWLGLITTTAAIYEYPVVRFTLVDVTGQSYSDFIDELRSHLVTGDDVRHGIPVLRSTVDIAQRFVLVELTNLQGVTITVAVDVINVYVVGYRAGNRNPIFFRPDNEADSVAITHVFPGTDGQTLTNGGNYDDLEHHAGDRSGINLGLHALDAAISALYDFAMGGHGEVPLDRLLRSFMVGIQMISEAARFNLIRDDIGVRIDENQERPPDPRILSDNVPRN
- the LOC126661956 gene encoding uncharacterized protein LOC126661956 translates to MKIPVKNEVITIRGNQTLSRQCYMASMGSTVETMNIDTPELLLREKKAQKPRENLETIELTEGSEMCVKLGIDWPNEHREAIIARIKQKVDYPEWLANVVLIKKSNDQLGKNVEVYVDDIVVKSKGIEDHAEDLAETFEKLKGFNLKLNPEKCVFAVRSGKFLGHLISERGIEANPEKIEAVMNMKAPSSVKEVQKLNGRVTALGRFMKECNTAFEELKVYLSTPPVLGRPEPGEILYLYLSVNDETAAAVLVKEDKVAAEKLRRYFEAHIIVVHTDQPLRKALQRPEMSGRLVSWSVQLGGYDIRYEPRPALKAQVLVDFIAETTTSDQPEEPDEQLLRWVLEVDGASNLEGSGAGVVLKGPHGVTLRNSVKFDFPASNNAAEYEALLIGLRMVNVVKAEHVTIRSDSQLVVCQILGTFEARDSEMRRYVDRVNIDNHETIFLTQPLENWMQGIAHYLMDGTLPENRDKAYKILRQAPYYAFLDRVLYRKSFTHPWSRCLTAEEGEYVLREIHEGICGAHIAPRMLAKKAVLQGYYWPLMVRQAEEIVKKCENCQRHQNIRHAPTTEQCPITSPWPFATWGIDILGPFTPTTGQKKFLIVAVDHFTKWIEVEAVSTITEARIRDFFWRQIVCRFGIPRALVTDNGKQFNCRAFKEFCNDLHIDLRFTSVVHPQSNGMTEVTNRTILKGLKARLGEFDRQWLEELPKVIWAYRTTPRAGT